Proteins encoded together in one Telopea speciosissima isolate NSW1024214 ecotype Mountain lineage chromosome 4, Tspe_v1, whole genome shotgun sequence window:
- the LOC122659275 gene encoding protein MOTHER of FT and TFL1-like, which produces MSSSVESLVISRVIGDVIDMFAPSVSMSVKYGSKNVTNGCVIKPSMAMNPPNMVITGHHDDLFTLMMTDPDAPSPSEPSMCELVHWIVKGVLNEVEQPKTCNNFSTRAFANKLELGVPVATVYFNARKEPAHKRR; this is translated from the exons ATGTCTTCTTCTGTGGAGTCCCTGGTTATCAGCCGAGTTATAGGCGATGTTATCGACATGTTTGCTCCTTCTGTGAGCATGTCAGTGAAATATGGCAGCAAGAATGTGACTAACGGCTGTGTTATCAAGCCTTCCATGGCCATGAATCCTCCCAATATGGTTATCACTGGCCACCATGACGACCTCTTTACTCTG ATGATGACTGACCCAGATGCACCAAGCCCCAGCGAACCCTCCATGTGTGAACTAGTCCATTG GATTGTG AAGGGTGTGTTGAATGAGGTAGAGCAACCGAAAACTTGCAACAACTTCAGCACCAGGGCTTTCGCCAATAAGCTGGAGCTCGGTGTTCCTGTGGCCACCGTCTACTTCAATGCACGTAAGGAGCCCGCCCACAAGAGGCGctga